The following are encoded in a window of Phaseolus vulgaris cultivar G19833 chromosome 3, P. vulgaris v2.0, whole genome shotgun sequence genomic DNA:
- the LOC137806780 gene encoding uncharacterized protein isoform X2, whose amino-acid sequence MEGAGSIRVEVDELQKVSLSETISIGTTMFEPRGLSSIDKLDSNSAANSVSPTTSAPEKKLTLFALQLAVLEKAATGLGTLGFIWATVVLLGGFAITLEKTDFWFITIILVVEGTRIFSRSHELEWQHQATWSISENHHHQYVATDTTPTRTPTRMWVSSDVPLLPYAKWFFLSRHVSRLLYWLQLLSATACVVLSLIKLVMHNYGEVAKGDTDKRNRKSALSIFYALALAEALLFLMEKAYWEWQVSYCKLLEEVNKECELGPSGMLSTRRFFYDAYSRCVNGSIFDGLKMDMVSFSMDLLASNSPDEQLIGARILRQFSVSERFSDDTLQKIGIDISVAERLVEMLNWTDPKEEEIRLSAAEILSKLAGKKQNSLRIAGIPGAMESISSLLKTNRSVIPAADEIGEKKLVFDHRNYGFCTFNQLGLLILKKLARDLDNCGKIGNTRGLLPKIIDFTHAEEWLLKSENVTSSQVVTVKRSLQLVKMLASTVGTTGKYLRREISEIVFTISNIRDILRHGEKHPLLQKLGIEILTSLALEEDATERIGGTGGVLKELFNIFFKHNIPENQKHIKIVAGEALAMLVLESKNNCHRILKLRVLERLEEALKDPLLRVNAARILRNLCIYSGSELFNQLKGVTTAAPIILRAIMSEENKIQEVMVGLAANVFRYMTTHESSIVFEEAGITEAELANKLVQILKKHQYPPTKVPRIRRFVIELAVWMMKDKSENIDIFKGMGMEMVLEGVLETTSELESFNVFSGTVGLNRHNITTQSLVDMALELMEDR is encoded by the exons ATGGAAGGAGCGGGAAGCATTCGTGTAGAAGTGGATGAACTCCAAAAGGTGAGTCTCAGCGAAACCATCAGCATAGGCACCACCATGTTTGAGCCTCGTGGCCTCAGCAGCATAGACAAGTTGGACAGTAACAGCGCTGCTAATTCTGTCTCTCCAACAACCTCAGCACCAGAAAAGAAGCTCACCCTTTTTGCCCTCCAGCTTGCAGTGCTTGAAAAAGCAGCAACCGGGTTGGGAACCCTCGGTTTCATTTGGGCAACCGTTGTCCTTCTCGGTGGTTTCGCCATCACCTTAGAAAAAACTGACTTCTGGTTCATCACCATCATACTTGTAGTTGAAGGAACCAGGATTTTCAGCAGGAGCCATGAACTTGAATGGCAGCACCAAGCCACTTGGTCTATCAGTGAG AACCATCACCACCAATATGTTGCAACTGATACTACCCCAACAAGGACACCAACTAGGATGTGGGTTAGCTCAGATGTTCCACTCCTACCATATGCTAAATGGTTTTTCCTTTCAAGGCATGTTAGTAGGCTTCTCTATTGGCTACAGCTTCTTTCTGCAACAGCCTGTGTGGTTCTCTCGTTAATAAAGCTGGTCATGCATAACTACGGAGAGGTGGCAAAGGGAGACACTGACAAGAGGAACCGCAAATCTGCTCTTTCCATCTTCTATGCGTTGGCTCTTGCTGAAGCTTTGCTGTTCCTGATGGAAAAGGCCTATTGGGAGTGGCAAGTCAGCTATTGCAAACTGTTGGAAGAAGTTAACAAGGAGTGTGAGTTGGGACCATCGGGAATGTTGTCCACTAGAAGGTTCTTCTATGATGCCTATTCAAGATGTGTCAATGGAAGCATATTTGACGGCTTGAAAATGGATATGGTAAGTTTCTCTATGGACTTGTTGGCTTCTAACTCACCTGATGAGCAGCTCATTGGAGCAAGAATTCTTAGACAGTTTTCAGTGAGTGAAAGATTTTCTGATGATACCCTTCAAAAGATTGGAATTGACATATCAGTGGCCGAGAGACTAGTTGAGATGTTGAATTGGACAGACCCTAAGGAGGAAGAGATTAGGCTCTCGGCTGCTGAGATTTTGTCAAAACTAGCTGGCAAGAAGCAGAACTCTCTCCGAATAGCTGGAATACCAGGAGCTATGGAATCAATATCATCACTTCTAAAAACTAATAGGAGTGTGATTCCTGCAGCTGATGAGATAGGGGAAAAGAAACTTGTATTTGATCACCGTAATTATGGGTTCTGTACATTTAACCAACTGGGACTCCTCATACTGAAAAAACTTGCACGTGACCTTGACAACTGTGGAAAGATTGGAAACACAAGGGGCCTTCTTCCAAAGATAATAGACTTCACACATGCGGAAGAGTGGTTGCTGAAGAGTGAAAATGTCACTTCATCCCAAGTTGTCACTGTGAAGAGATCTTTGCAATTGGTGAAGATGTTGGCTAGCACAGTTGGCACTACTGGGAAATATCTTCGAAGAGAGATTTCGGAAATAGTTTTCACCATCAGCAACATTAGAGACATTTTGAGGCATGGAGAGAAGCATCCTCTTCTACAAAAACTGGGCATAGAAATTTTGACCAGCCTGGCATTGGAAGAGGATGCAACGGAAAGAATAGGGGGCACTGGTGGAGTGCTTAAAGAACTGTTCAACATTTTCTTCAAGCACAACATACCAGAAAATCAGAAACATATAAAAATTGTTGCTGGTGAGGCCCTTGCAATGCTGGTTTTGGAAAGCAAGAATAACTGCCATCGAATTTTGAAGTTGAGAGTACTAGAAAGGCTCGAAGAAGCATTGAAAGATCCATTGCTTCGTGTCAATGCAGCTAGAATTCTAAGAAATTTATGCATCTACAGTGGATCAGAATTGTTCAACCAGCTAAAGGGGGTAACAACTGCAGCACCCATA ATACTTAGGGCGATTATGTCAGAAGAAAACAAGATACAAGAAGTGATGGTTGGACTAGCTGCAAATGTTTTCAGATACATGACTACTCATGAATCAAGCATTGTATTTGAAGAAGCTGGAATCACCGAGGCTGAACTTGCAAACAAATTAGTCCAGATTCTCAAGAAACACCAGTATCCCCCAACCAAGGTCCCAAGGATAAGGAGGTTCGTAATAGAGTTGGCTGTTTGGATGATGAAAGACAAATCAGAAAACATAGACATCTTCAAGGGTATGGGAATGGAAATGGTGTTGGAGGGTGTCTTAGAGACCACGTCAGAGCTTGAAAGCTTTAATGTTTTCTCTGGCACAGTTGGTCTAAACCGGCACAATATCACAACTCAGTCACTGGTTGACATGGCACTGGAATTGATGGAAGATAGGTAA
- the LOC137806780 gene encoding uncharacterized protein isoform X1, protein MEGAGSIRVEVDELQKVSLSETISIGTTMFEPRGLSSIDKLDSNSAANSVSPTTSAPEKKLTLFALQLAVLEKAATGLGTLGFIWATVVLLGGFAITLEKTDFWFITIILVVEGTRIFSRSHELEWQHQATWSISEVNHHHQYVATDTTPTRTPTRMWVSSDVPLLPYAKWFFLSRHVSRLLYWLQLLSATACVVLSLIKLVMHNYGEVAKGDTDKRNRKSALSIFYALALAEALLFLMEKAYWEWQVSYCKLLEEVNKECELGPSGMLSTRRFFYDAYSRCVNGSIFDGLKMDMVSFSMDLLASNSPDEQLIGARILRQFSVSERFSDDTLQKIGIDISVAERLVEMLNWTDPKEEEIRLSAAEILSKLAGKKQNSLRIAGIPGAMESISSLLKTNRSVIPAADEIGEKKLVFDHRNYGFCTFNQLGLLILKKLARDLDNCGKIGNTRGLLPKIIDFTHAEEWLLKSENVTSSQVVTVKRSLQLVKMLASTVGTTGKYLRREISEIVFTISNIRDILRHGEKHPLLQKLGIEILTSLALEEDATERIGGTGGVLKELFNIFFKHNIPENQKHIKIVAGEALAMLVLESKNNCHRILKLRVLERLEEALKDPLLRVNAARILRNLCIYSGSELFNQLKGVTTAAPIILRAIMSEENKIQEVMVGLAANVFRYMTTHESSIVFEEAGITEAELANKLVQILKKHQYPPTKVPRIRRFVIELAVWMMKDKSENIDIFKGMGMEMVLEGVLETTSELESFNVFSGTVGLNRHNITTQSLVDMALELMEDR, encoded by the exons ATGGAAGGAGCGGGAAGCATTCGTGTAGAAGTGGATGAACTCCAAAAGGTGAGTCTCAGCGAAACCATCAGCATAGGCACCACCATGTTTGAGCCTCGTGGCCTCAGCAGCATAGACAAGTTGGACAGTAACAGCGCTGCTAATTCTGTCTCTCCAACAACCTCAGCACCAGAAAAGAAGCTCACCCTTTTTGCCCTCCAGCTTGCAGTGCTTGAAAAAGCAGCAACCGGGTTGGGAACCCTCGGTTTCATTTGGGCAACCGTTGTCCTTCTCGGTGGTTTCGCCATCACCTTAGAAAAAACTGACTTCTGGTTCATCACCATCATACTTGTAGTTGAAGGAACCAGGATTTTCAGCAGGAGCCATGAACTTGAATGGCAGCACCAAGCCACTTGGTCTATCAGTGAGGTA AACCATCACCACCAATATGTTGCAACTGATACTACCCCAACAAGGACACCAACTAGGATGTGGGTTAGCTCAGATGTTCCACTCCTACCATATGCTAAATGGTTTTTCCTTTCAAGGCATGTTAGTAGGCTTCTCTATTGGCTACAGCTTCTTTCTGCAACAGCCTGTGTGGTTCTCTCGTTAATAAAGCTGGTCATGCATAACTACGGAGAGGTGGCAAAGGGAGACACTGACAAGAGGAACCGCAAATCTGCTCTTTCCATCTTCTATGCGTTGGCTCTTGCTGAAGCTTTGCTGTTCCTGATGGAAAAGGCCTATTGGGAGTGGCAAGTCAGCTATTGCAAACTGTTGGAAGAAGTTAACAAGGAGTGTGAGTTGGGACCATCGGGAATGTTGTCCACTAGAAGGTTCTTCTATGATGCCTATTCAAGATGTGTCAATGGAAGCATATTTGACGGCTTGAAAATGGATATGGTAAGTTTCTCTATGGACTTGTTGGCTTCTAACTCACCTGATGAGCAGCTCATTGGAGCAAGAATTCTTAGACAGTTTTCAGTGAGTGAAAGATTTTCTGATGATACCCTTCAAAAGATTGGAATTGACATATCAGTGGCCGAGAGACTAGTTGAGATGTTGAATTGGACAGACCCTAAGGAGGAAGAGATTAGGCTCTCGGCTGCTGAGATTTTGTCAAAACTAGCTGGCAAGAAGCAGAACTCTCTCCGAATAGCTGGAATACCAGGAGCTATGGAATCAATATCATCACTTCTAAAAACTAATAGGAGTGTGATTCCTGCAGCTGATGAGATAGGGGAAAAGAAACTTGTATTTGATCACCGTAATTATGGGTTCTGTACATTTAACCAACTGGGACTCCTCATACTGAAAAAACTTGCACGTGACCTTGACAACTGTGGAAAGATTGGAAACACAAGGGGCCTTCTTCCAAAGATAATAGACTTCACACATGCGGAAGAGTGGTTGCTGAAGAGTGAAAATGTCACTTCATCCCAAGTTGTCACTGTGAAGAGATCTTTGCAATTGGTGAAGATGTTGGCTAGCACAGTTGGCACTACTGGGAAATATCTTCGAAGAGAGATTTCGGAAATAGTTTTCACCATCAGCAACATTAGAGACATTTTGAGGCATGGAGAGAAGCATCCTCTTCTACAAAAACTGGGCATAGAAATTTTGACCAGCCTGGCATTGGAAGAGGATGCAACGGAAAGAATAGGGGGCACTGGTGGAGTGCTTAAAGAACTGTTCAACATTTTCTTCAAGCACAACATACCAGAAAATCAGAAACATATAAAAATTGTTGCTGGTGAGGCCCTTGCAATGCTGGTTTTGGAAAGCAAGAATAACTGCCATCGAATTTTGAAGTTGAGAGTACTAGAAAGGCTCGAAGAAGCATTGAAAGATCCATTGCTTCGTGTCAATGCAGCTAGAATTCTAAGAAATTTATGCATCTACAGTGGATCAGAATTGTTCAACCAGCTAAAGGGGGTAACAACTGCAGCACCCATA ATACTTAGGGCGATTATGTCAGAAGAAAACAAGATACAAGAAGTGATGGTTGGACTAGCTGCAAATGTTTTCAGATACATGACTACTCATGAATCAAGCATTGTATTTGAAGAAGCTGGAATCACCGAGGCTGAACTTGCAAACAAATTAGTCCAGATTCTCAAGAAACACCAGTATCCCCCAACCAAGGTCCCAAGGATAAGGAGGTTCGTAATAGAGTTGGCTGTTTGGATGATGAAAGACAAATCAGAAAACATAGACATCTTCAAGGGTATGGGAATGGAAATGGTGTTGGAGGGTGTCTTAGAGACCACGTCAGAGCTTGAAAGCTTTAATGTTTTCTCTGGCACAGTTGGTCTAAACCGGCACAATATCACAACTCAGTCACTGGTTGACATGGCACTGGAATTGATGGAAGATAGGTAA
- the LOC137806779 gene encoding uncharacterized protein isoform X2 produces MEQLVNFIIRPPRAEYDPKSDLLEPEFMLKGKWYQRKDVEIKNSRGDVLQCSHYLPIVSPEGKPLPCVIYCHGNSGCRADASEAAIILLPSNITVFTLDFSGSGISGGEHVTLGWNEKDDLKAVVNYLRDDGNVSLIGLWGRSMGAVTSLMYGAEDPSIAGMVLDSPFSDLVDLMMELVDTYKIRLPKFTVKFAIQYMRRAIQKKAKFDIMDLNTIKVAKSCFVPALLGHAIEDDFIQPHHSDRIFEAYMGDKNIIKFEGDHNSPRPQFYFDSINIFFHNVLQPPEDEVGESYFDHVNDYFGKDVWRSVHELGYSIESSSKNKEPSTSSTINAIEQVRSRRPMSRMEVPSDISSKDEHHEHEEKCGDHSPSPSSMISFELSNGDPFGPHVPAALEDDQYVEYQLDDLAGFPSTSEEEERMFMEAVMESLKDLEVRNSNAEQPTSSVSTVSVAAIEPSHKDASSEENSRPMETKSSSPKHSTDSKSKTTSSISEECEALKGESNSISVNHSQYVVSKPSSVPSLSSEAPQLQSQPPLPLSLPPASTDMSSVTESGNTSNSAHSGSSGSLKGSSETDISHNTKATVTVVRNPAGHAMDGLMRRWDFNFFKNK; encoded by the exons ATGGAACAGCTGGTCAACTTCATCATCCGGCCACCAAG AGCTGAATATGACCCCAAAAGTGATTTGTTGGAGCCGGAGTTCATGCTGAAAGGGAAATGGTATCAACGGAAGGATGTAGAG ATAAAGAACAGTAGGGGTGATGTTCTTCAATGCAGTCATTACTTGCCAATAGTCAGTCCTGAAGGAAAGCCTCTGCCTTGTGTAATATATTGTCATGGAAACAG TGGATGTAGGGCTGATGCTAGTGAAGCTGCTATAATTTTACTTCCCTCAAATATTACAGTTTTTACTCTGGATTTCTCGGGATCTGGAATTTCTGGAGGGGAGCATGTTACTCTAGGTTGGAATGAA AAGGATGATCTGAAGGCTGTGGTCAACTATCTGCGGGATGATGGAAACGTCTCTTTGATTGGTTTGTGGGGTCGCTCGATGGGAGCTGTAACTAG CCTTATGTATGGAGCTGAGGATCCTTCAATTGCAGGGATGGTTTTAGACAGTCCCTTTTCTGATTTGGTTGATTTGATGATGGAACTTGTAGATACATATAAAATTCGTCTCCCAAAATTCACT GTGAAGTTTGCAATCCAGTACATGCGAAGAGCTATTCAAAAGAAGGCAAAATTTGACATAATGGACCTCAATACCATTAAG GTGGCAAAATCTTGTTTTGTTCCAGCGCTACTTGGACATGCCATTGAGGATGATTTTATACAGCCCCATCACTCTGATCGGATATTTGAGGCTTACATG GGAgacaaaaacataattaaatttgaGGGAGATCACAATTCTCCACGTCCTCAGTTTTACTTTGATtccataaacattttttttcacaatGTTTTGCAACCTCCAGAAGATGAGGTTGGGGAATCATATTTTGACCATGTGAATGATTACTTTGGTAAG GATGTTTGGAGATCTGTGCACGAATTAGGCTACAGCATTGAATCATCATCTAAAAACAAAG AACCTTCAACAAGCAGTACGATAAATGCCATTGAGCAGGTTCGTTCAAGACGACCAATGAGTAGAATGGAG GTTCCATCTGATATTTCTTCGAAAGATGAACATCATGAACATGAG GAGAAGTGCGGTGATCATTCTCCATCTCCATCATCAATGATTAGCTTTGAATTATCAAATGGTGATCCTTTTGGACCCCATGTTCCAGCCGCATTGGAAGATGATCAATACGTTGAATATCAACTAGATGACCTTGCAGGTTTTCCTTCTACTTCAGAGGAGGAAGAAAGA ATGTTCATGGAAGCTGTGATGGAGTCACTGAAGGACCTGGAAGTACGAAATTCAAATGCAGAACAACCAACAAGTAGTGTTAGTACTGTGTCTGTAGCAGCTATAGAGCCGTCACATAAAGATGCTTCCTCAGAAGAGAATTCAAGACCTATGGAGACAAAATCTTCCTCACCCAAACACAGTACAGATTCAAAATCTAAAACCACTTCCTCTATATCAGAAGAATGTGAGGCATTGAAAGGCGAGTCAAATTCCATTTCAGTAAACCATTCTCAATATGTGGTATCCAAGCCAAGTTCTGTACCAAGTCTTTCATCAGAAGCGCCACAGTTGCAGTCGCAGCCGCCACTGCCACTGTCACTGCCACCGGCATCAACAGACATGTCATCAGTAACTGAGTCCGGCAACACAAGCAATTCTGCTCATAGCGGCAGTTCTGGTAGTCTGAAGGGTTCATCAGAGACTGACATATCACACAATACTAAAGCCACAGTAACTGTTGTCAGGAATCCCGCAGGTCATGCCATGGACGGCTTAATGCGTCGTTGGgatttcaattttttcaaaaacaaatag
- the LOC137806779 gene encoding uncharacterized protein isoform X1 — protein MEQLVNFIIRPPRAEYDPKSDLLEPEFMLKGKWYQRKDVEIKNSRGDVLQCSHYLPIVSPEGKPLPCVIYCHGNSGCRADASEAAIILLPSNITVFTLDFSGSGISGGEHVTLGWNEKDDLKAVVNYLRDDGNVSLIGLWGRSMGAVTSLMYGAEDPSIAGMVLDSPFSDLVDLMMELVDTYKIRLPKFTVKFAIQYMRRAIQKKAKFDIMDLNTIKVAKSCFVPALLGHAIEDDFIQPHHSDRIFEAYMGDKNIIKFEGDHNSPRPQFYFDSINIFFHNVLQPPEDEVGESYFDHVNDYFGKDVWRSVHELGYSIESSSKNKEPSTSSTINAIEQVRSRRPMSRMEVPSDISSKDEHHEHEQEKCGDHSPSPSSMISFELSNGDPFGPHVPAALEDDQYVEYQLDDLAGFPSTSEEEERMFMEAVMESLKDLEVRNSNAEQPTSSVSTVSVAAIEPSHKDASSEENSRPMETKSSSPKHSTDSKSKTTSSISEECEALKGESNSISVNHSQYVVSKPSSVPSLSSEAPQLQSQPPLPLSLPPASTDMSSVTESGNTSNSAHSGSSGSLKGSSETDISHNTKATVTVVRNPAGHAMDGLMRRWDFNFFKNK, from the exons ATGGAACAGCTGGTCAACTTCATCATCCGGCCACCAAG AGCTGAATATGACCCCAAAAGTGATTTGTTGGAGCCGGAGTTCATGCTGAAAGGGAAATGGTATCAACGGAAGGATGTAGAG ATAAAGAACAGTAGGGGTGATGTTCTTCAATGCAGTCATTACTTGCCAATAGTCAGTCCTGAAGGAAAGCCTCTGCCTTGTGTAATATATTGTCATGGAAACAG TGGATGTAGGGCTGATGCTAGTGAAGCTGCTATAATTTTACTTCCCTCAAATATTACAGTTTTTACTCTGGATTTCTCGGGATCTGGAATTTCTGGAGGGGAGCATGTTACTCTAGGTTGGAATGAA AAGGATGATCTGAAGGCTGTGGTCAACTATCTGCGGGATGATGGAAACGTCTCTTTGATTGGTTTGTGGGGTCGCTCGATGGGAGCTGTAACTAG CCTTATGTATGGAGCTGAGGATCCTTCAATTGCAGGGATGGTTTTAGACAGTCCCTTTTCTGATTTGGTTGATTTGATGATGGAACTTGTAGATACATATAAAATTCGTCTCCCAAAATTCACT GTGAAGTTTGCAATCCAGTACATGCGAAGAGCTATTCAAAAGAAGGCAAAATTTGACATAATGGACCTCAATACCATTAAG GTGGCAAAATCTTGTTTTGTTCCAGCGCTACTTGGACATGCCATTGAGGATGATTTTATACAGCCCCATCACTCTGATCGGATATTTGAGGCTTACATG GGAgacaaaaacataattaaatttgaGGGAGATCACAATTCTCCACGTCCTCAGTTTTACTTTGATtccataaacattttttttcacaatGTTTTGCAACCTCCAGAAGATGAGGTTGGGGAATCATATTTTGACCATGTGAATGATTACTTTGGTAAG GATGTTTGGAGATCTGTGCACGAATTAGGCTACAGCATTGAATCATCATCTAAAAACAAAG AACCTTCAACAAGCAGTACGATAAATGCCATTGAGCAGGTTCGTTCAAGACGACCAATGAGTAGAATGGAG GTTCCATCTGATATTTCTTCGAAAGATGAACATCATGAACATGAG CAGGAGAAGTGCGGTGATCATTCTCCATCTCCATCATCAATGATTAGCTTTGAATTATCAAATGGTGATCCTTTTGGACCCCATGTTCCAGCCGCATTGGAAGATGATCAATACGTTGAATATCAACTAGATGACCTTGCAGGTTTTCCTTCTACTTCAGAGGAGGAAGAAAGA ATGTTCATGGAAGCTGTGATGGAGTCACTGAAGGACCTGGAAGTACGAAATTCAAATGCAGAACAACCAACAAGTAGTGTTAGTACTGTGTCTGTAGCAGCTATAGAGCCGTCACATAAAGATGCTTCCTCAGAAGAGAATTCAAGACCTATGGAGACAAAATCTTCCTCACCCAAACACAGTACAGATTCAAAATCTAAAACCACTTCCTCTATATCAGAAGAATGTGAGGCATTGAAAGGCGAGTCAAATTCCATTTCAGTAAACCATTCTCAATATGTGGTATCCAAGCCAAGTTCTGTACCAAGTCTTTCATCAGAAGCGCCACAGTTGCAGTCGCAGCCGCCACTGCCACTGTCACTGCCACCGGCATCAACAGACATGTCATCAGTAACTGAGTCCGGCAACACAAGCAATTCTGCTCATAGCGGCAGTTCTGGTAGTCTGAAGGGTTCATCAGAGACTGACATATCACACAATACTAAAGCCACAGTAACTGTTGTCAGGAATCCCGCAGGTCATGCCATGGACGGCTTAATGCGTCGTTGGgatttcaattttttcaaaaacaaatag